TGAAGGCGCCCATGATGGAGCCGAGGATGGTTCCCTCGCCTCCCATAAGGCTGCCGCCGCCGATAACCACCGCCGCAATCACTTCCAGTTCCATGCCCATCGCTTCCATCGGCTGGCCGGAATTGAGGCGGGAAGCGTGCAAAACGCCCGCGAGTCCCGCCGTCACGCCGCCGATGAAGTAGACGATCAGTTTGACGCGTTCTACATTTACGCCGCATAAGCGCGCCGTCTGTTCGCTAGAGCCGACGGCGTAGGTCTGAATGCCGAAAACGGTGTATTTCAACGCGAATCCCGCCGCCAGCGCCAGCGGAATCAGGATGAATACGGAATAAGGGATGAGAAGAATGGAGTCGCCCTTATTGACGAGACTGGGATAAGCTTCTTCCAGTAAGAGCCGATTGAGATGAGCCAGTTTCTTCCCTTGCGGATTTTGGGCGATTTTCTTTTGCAGAGAAGCGGGAAGCGAGACGTTCGCGAATCGTTCCTGATTGTACAATAATCCACCTTGGACGATTCGATTCATGTCGATTAGTAAACCATCGATCAATGTCTGAGAAGGAGAGGCGGAAGGATTATACTCCGCCAACAGAGCTTTCGTTGCATCCGATAATTGTTCTCGAAGATGAATTTCCAGAGAATTGCCGCTCTCTTTCAATCGTATGGCAAATCCCCGCCATTTGATCTCATCTTCGGAAAATTGGCGGCTTTCGAGCAGCGTAATTTCCCAAACGGCGTTTCCCACTTTGATGAAATCGCTGGGCATGCCATAAACGGGCAACCCCGCAACGGATTGCAGCGCCACGCCTCGGACGATTTCCATCATGCCCAGCGTAACGATGAACGGCGCTAATTTGCCGCGCGTGATGAGAAAGCCATTCAATAATCCGCAAACGGCGCCGGTCGCCAAGGCCGCCAAAATCCCCATAGACAGCCCCATGCCCCAGCCCGCCATTCTATCGGTCGAGATGACGATGGCGCAGAAAACACCCGCCAACGCCACCAGCGAACCCACCGACAAATCGATGCCCCCGCTGACGATGATGAACGTCATGCCCACGGCGGCGATGGCGATCACTACCGTCTGCCCAAAGACGTTGCTGAAGTTTTGAAAACTGAAAACTAAATCCGGCTTGATGGAGCCGAAGATGGCAATCACCAGGATCAGGGCAAAGACGGGTCCCAACTTCCCCGAAAGCATCAACAATTTATCCGATAGATTCTTTCCAACGTTGCCGCTCACGCAAAAACCTCCCGAAATGATTCTATTAACTGGGTAGGATGGGTCGCGTTGTTTGACCCATCGTTTTTACAATGCCGCGCCTGTGATCGCAGGAGCCTCTTGCAAAACTATATTATTCCTCCCCCAAGCCTGGGGGAGGTTAGGAGGGGGTTGTTTTAAGTCTAATAAAATCAACCCCCCTCTAACTCCCCCCAAATTTGGGGGGAGAATAAAAAAAGTGGACTTTATCATTTTTGTAAGAAGCTCACGGGCATCGATAATCCTAACCGCAACCGTAACGCTATCCAGTCGCTTAACGCTTCCCGCAGTTCATTGCGACATCCTTCCAGGGTGGCATCTTTCGCCCATACGCCTTGCAAGCCGGGAATCTCGCCCCAATAAATCCCTTCTTCCTCAATTTTCTCGAAATGGGATTGTTCCATGGGTTTATCGAGGTATCGAGCTAACATGATCGGCTTCTTTTCTTCTTTAAAGAGGGGCATTATTCAAGGTCAGAAACAACCTAGCCCTAGCCACCCCGCCTTGCTATAGACGTTAGAAACGATGGGTCAAAAAACGCGACCCATCCTACTTTTTATCATCCAACGGCGGAAACGTTTATCTCATCCGCTACGCCCGTCGCCAGGGCCATGACGCCGTCTTCGTTGATCTCTTCGATGGCGTATTTCCGGCTGAGCCGTCCTCGCGCCATGACGTAGAGGGAATCGCAAAGACCGAACAACTCCGGCAGATAACTCGAAGCCATCAGGATTCCCTTGCCTTCGCGCGCCAGTGCGTCAATCAGGTGATAAATTTCTACCTTGGAACCGACGTCGATGCCGCGCGTGGGTTCGTCCAGCAACAATACTTGGCTGTCGCCGCCCAACAGGCGCGCCAACGCCACTTTTTGCTGATTGCCGCCGGAGAGTTGATTCGCTTTCTGTTCCGGCGATTCCGCCTTGACTCCTACCCGCTGAATAAGGTCTTGGGAAAGATTGTGCATTTTCTTGTAGGAGAGAACGCCGCGGCGGCTGACCTTTTCCGGGATGGATAAGGTCATATTGGCGGCGATGGTCATATCCTGCGCCAGCCCCTCGCCCGCCCGGTCTTCGCTGAGCAGGCCCACGCCGTTTTTCAGGAAATTGCGCGGTTTCGGCGGCCAGACCGATACGCCCCGAATCTTCAATTCGTCCATCTGTCCGGGATCGAGGCCGAAGAGCGCCCGCAGCATCTCCGTGCGTCCGGCGCCGACCAAACCAGCGACGCCCACGATCTCCCCCGCTTGAACTTCGATGTCGGCGCGTTGAGTTCCGTTGGAACTGCGCAGGTTGGTTACGGAAAAAAGAACCTCGCCAAGCGGGTGCGCGCTCTTGGGATAAAGGTCTTCGATCTTGCGGCCGACCATCATTTGGATCAGGCTGTCGGGCGTGGCGGAAGCCATCTCGCCATAGCCCACTTTCTCGCCGTCGCGCAGTACGGTATACACATCGCCGATCTCGCCGAATTCTTCGAGATAATGGGAAATATAAATAATGCCGACGCCCTCGTTCTTCAGCGAGCGGATCGCCTCGAACAGTTTCTTGGTCTCCTTTTCGGAAAGCGCCGCCGTCGGTTCGTCCATGACGATAAGCCGGGCGTTCACGCTGAGAGCGCGGGCGATTTCCACCAATTGCCGCTGCGCTACGCCCAAGCGGCTGACGGGAATGTCGGGATCGATGTCGGAATCGAGCCGCCGGAAAATTTCCCGCGCCGCCTCCCGTTGTTCCTGGGCGCGCACCACGCCCCGCTCCCTCTTTTCATGACCGAGAAAGATGTTGGAATGAACCGGCAGTTGCAGCGCCAGGTTGAATTCCTGGTAGATCATGGCGATGCCCGCCAGCAGCGCCGCTTTGGGATGAGCCGCCGCGAACGGCTTTCCCTGGAACAGAACCTCGCCTTGGTCGGCTTTATGCACGCCGGTGAGAATTTTCATCAGCGTACTTTTACCCGCGCCGTTCTCTCCTACCAAGATATGCACCTGGCCGGGAAAAACTTCCAAATCGACTCCCGATAAAGCCTTCGTGGCGCCGAAGGCCTTATGGATATTGCGCATGATCAGTAAAGATTCCACAATCCGTCATTTCTCCGTAAGAATGGACAGGTCGGGCTTCAACAGCAGCATCTTATCCGGCTCGTTCATGTTTTCCGCCGTCAGAAGATAAACGCCAGTGTCGATGCGGCGTTCCACTTGCAAACCATTCAAATGATCGACAATGGCTTTGACGCCTAAATAACCCATATTGAAGGGATTCTGCAATACCAGCGCATGGATTTCCTTTTTCTCCAACGCTTTGACGAGGTCGTCGGAAGAGTCGAAGCCGACGAAGATTTTCTTGCCTGCGAGATTCAACGCTTGCAGCGCCAGCAGCGCGCCGGTGGTGCTCGATTCGTTGGATCCGAAAATGCCGTCGACGTTGGGATTGGCGGAAATCATGTCTTCCGTTACGGCGCGGGATTTATCGCGGTCGCTGTATCCGTATTGCGAAGCGACGACCTTGATGTCGGGAAATTTCTCCGCCAGCGTCTCTTCAAAGCCTTTTTCGCGTTGGTTGGTGGAATCGCTGCCCGGATCGCAGCGCGTGATGATGATGCTGCCTTTGCCATTCAACAAACGGCCCATTTCCTCGGCGGCCAATACTCCCCCTTTATAATTGTCCGTAGCCACGAAGGTGAGATATCGATCCGTTTTAATGCCGGAAT
The Candidatus Omnitrophota bacterium genome window above contains:
- a CDS encoding sugar ABC transporter ATP-binding protein encodes the protein MRNIHKAFGATKALSGVDLEVFPGQVHILVGENGAGKSTLMKILTGVHKADQGEVLFQGKPFAAAHPKAALLAGIAMIYQEFNLALQLPVHSNIFLGHEKRERGVVRAQEQREAAREIFRRLDSDIDPDIPVSRLGVAQRQLVEIARALSVNARLIVMDEPTAALSEKETKKLFEAIRSLKNEGVGIIYISHYLEEFGEIGDVYTVLRDGEKVGYGEMASATPDSLIQMMVGRKIEDLYPKSAHPLGEVLFSVTNLRSSNGTQRADIEVQAGEIVGVAGLVGAGRTEMLRALFGLDPGQMDELKIRGVSVWPPKPRNFLKNGVGLLSEDRAGEGLAQDMTIAANMTLSIPEKVSRRGVLSYKKMHNLSQDLIQRVGVKAESPEQKANQLSGGNQQKVALARLLGGDSQVLLLDEPTRGIDVGSKVEIYHLIDALAREGKGILMASSYLPELFGLCDSLYVMARGRLSRKYAIEEINEDGVMALATGVADEINVSAVG
- a CDS encoding ABC transporter permease; this encodes MSGNVGKNLSDKLLMLSGKLGPVFALILVIAIFGSIKPDLVFSFQNFSNVFGQTVVIAIAAVGMTFIIVSGGIDLSVGSLVALAGVFCAIVISTDRMAGWGMGLSMGILAALATGAVCGLLNGFLITRGKLAPFIVTLGMMEIVRGVALQSVAGLPVYGMPSDFIKVGNAVWEITLLESRQFSEDEIKWRGFAIRLKESGNSLEIHLREQLSDATKALLAEYNPSASPSQTLIDGLLIDMNRIVQGGLLYNQERFANVSLPASLQKKIAQNPQGKKLAHLNRLLLEEAYPSLVNKGDSILLIPYSVFILIPLALAAGFALKYTVFGIQTYAVGSSEQTARLCGVNVERVKLIVYFIGGVTAGLAGVLHASRLNSGQPMEAMGMELEVIAAVVIGGGSLMGGEGTILGSIMGAFIIKFLRNGCNLVEISSFVQKIVIGCIIIGAVYLDQLRRKSLARKSGTG
- a CDS encoding type II toxin-antitoxin system HicB family antitoxin — its product is MLARYLDKPMEQSHFEKIEEEGIYWGEIPGLQGVWAKDATLEGCRNELREALSDWIALRLRLGLSMPVSFLQK
- a CDS encoding substrate-binding domain-containing protein, coding for MRRRFFLSAILLASITVLPFVLLYGCGKSGEKSETGEKKLSIAVIPKGTAHIFWQSVHAGAMKAGKEFDVDIQWLGPQTETMKEVQRSIVDDFIVSKVDGIVLAPQDENALVSAVEKIADANIPCAIFDSGIKTDRYLTFVATDNYKGGVLAAEEMGRLLNGKGSIIITRCDPGSDSTNQREKGFEETLAEKFPDIKVVASQYGYSDRDKSRAVTEDMISANPNVDGIFGSNESSTTGALLALQALNLAGKKIFVGFDSSDDLVKALEKKEIHALVLQNPFNMGYLGVKAIVDHLNGLQVERRIDTGVYLLTAENMNEPDKMLLLKPDLSILTEK